A window from Candidatus Nitrospira neomarina encodes these proteins:
- a CDS encoding SWIM zinc finger family protein gives MRNRISCSAQELSQLDADMIQSVVGGTVFEEGHQYFSTQRVKILDADQTQITAEVHGVYGVYTQTIKLRAGTLSTKCSCPSTEQPFCRHCVAVLLHQFHNGSSLKSGAKENHKEPAPPSDLRGRAEAPRAEESGGAGDLNFWEAILFIDWVQKAVGLLGKEATLPPVPGSLGGVAREWVGVVEHLNSQCLEGEEDRLDALRSLQAAEDMVDTLTKKLHVLKEEAEAAQKNCRVLEKKVKQLQDSLAELSKTSN, from the coding sequence ATGAGAAATAGAATTTCCTGCTCGGCTCAGGAGCTGAGCCAATTAGATGCTGACATGATTCAATCCGTGGTTGGGGGAACGGTCTTCGAAGAAGGCCATCAATATTTTTCCACCCAACGAGTCAAGATCCTTGATGCGGACCAGACCCAAATCACGGCCGAGGTCCATGGCGTCTATGGCGTGTATACGCAAACTATTAAGTTGCGAGCGGGGACCTTGTCGACCAAGTGTTCCTGTCCATCGACTGAGCAACCTTTTTGTCGCCATTGTGTGGCGGTGTTACTGCATCAATTCCATAACGGTTCCTCACTCAAGTCGGGTGCCAAGGAAAATCATAAGGAGCCGGCTCCTCCTTCCGATCTGCGGGGACGGGCCGAAGCACCCCGTGCGGAGGAATCCGGGGGTGCGGGTGATCTGAATTTTTGGGAAGCCATCCTGTTTATCGATTGGGTACAGAAAGCCGTTGGACTGTTAGGTAAGGAGGCCACCCTGCCTCCAGTTCCTGGTTCCCTTGGGGGTGTTGCTCGAGAATGGGTAGGTGTAGTTGAACATCTCAATTCACAATGTCTGGAAGGAGAGGAAGATCGACTTGATGCCTTGAGGAGCCTGCAAGCAGCCGAAGATATGGTTGATACACTCACGAAGAAATTGCATGTTTTAAAGGAGGAAGCTGAGGCGGCTCAAAAGAATTGCAGGGTGTTAGAGAAAAAGGTCAAACAATTGCAAGATTCATTGGCAGAACTTTCAAAGACATCAAACTAG
- a CDS encoding ABC-F family ATP-binding cassette domain-containing protein: MLHIEQISKSYPTKPLFIEASAHLKPNTRVGLVGPNGSGKTSLMRMILNEEEIESGKIRQRPFLRIGYLPQELESLPGNTILDATHRNQFPDHEAKRILAGLGFQESDWERKIDTLSGGYRMRVALAHLLLSAPDVLMLDEPTNHLDKPTQRWLESFLLSSNFTLLIISHDIGFLDNMVTHIWEVRNHTLQEYRGNYTRFQKLRAERDAQEEAAANRQSKEIARVQNFVDRFRYQANKASQVQSRIKQLEKVKRIELQRDTKRLRFKFPDPPASGKDVFELRDIGKRYGDKIIYEGLDFSVERGQRVALVGENGAGKSTLLKILAGVLEFEKGSRTLGHGVTLHYFAQHQAEILKSEHSILDSLEEAAPMTERNFLRGLAGAFLFSGDDQKKPIKALSGGERNRVALARMLVEPANTLLLDEPTNHLDPTSVDMLTDALLQFPGTMVFISHDPTFLMRVATRVVEIDDGQARDYIGDYEYYCWKRAKELEDQIPPEATPDKKKSKKKEKPHKEKPTTEHLTNGKAKTAVATPDAPSRRDLSKSIARLEKQVATAEKEIGQLEEQIKARDVELADPATYQDYSRWNALHHEREQWGHDLDRLTHKWGDLSAQLEKQQSQIS; encoded by the coding sequence ATGCTGCATATTGAACAAATCTCCAAGAGCTACCCCACGAAACCCCTGTTCATTGAGGCTTCGGCCCACCTCAAGCCTAACACCCGTGTGGGACTCGTTGGTCCGAATGGATCAGGGAAAACCTCACTGATGCGCATGATCCTCAATGAGGAGGAGATAGAAAGCGGAAAGATTCGACAACGGCCATTTCTTCGAATTGGCTATCTGCCACAGGAACTGGAGTCTTTGCCGGGAAATACCATTCTTGATGCCACACACCGGAATCAATTTCCCGATCACGAAGCCAAGCGGATTCTTGCGGGATTGGGATTTCAGGAGTCGGATTGGGAACGCAAGATTGACACCCTTTCCGGCGGCTATCGCATGCGGGTGGCCTTGGCTCACTTATTACTGTCAGCCCCCGACGTTCTCATGCTGGACGAGCCGACCAACCATCTGGACAAGCCCACGCAGCGTTGGCTGGAATCATTTTTACTCTCTTCAAATTTCACACTGTTGATCATCAGTCATGACATTGGCTTTTTAGACAACATGGTCACCCATATTTGGGAAGTCCGGAACCATACCTTGCAGGAATACCGGGGCAATTATACGCGGTTTCAAAAGCTCCGTGCAGAGCGAGACGCCCAGGAAGAGGCCGCCGCCAATCGACAATCTAAAGAAATTGCACGTGTCCAAAACTTCGTCGACCGGTTCCGATACCAGGCCAACAAAGCCAGCCAGGTGCAGTCCCGCATCAAACAACTTGAAAAAGTCAAACGTATTGAATTGCAGCGGGACACGAAACGGTTGCGATTTAAATTTCCGGATCCGCCGGCCAGCGGGAAAGACGTATTTGAACTACGGGATATCGGGAAACGCTATGGGGATAAAATCATCTATGAGGGCTTGGATTTTTCGGTTGAACGGGGACAACGCGTAGCCTTGGTCGGAGAAAACGGGGCTGGAAAATCTACACTTCTTAAAATCCTTGCTGGAGTCTTGGAATTCGAAAAAGGGTCCAGAACTTTGGGTCACGGGGTCACCCTCCACTATTTTGCTCAGCACCAGGCCGAAATCCTGAAATCTGAACATTCCATATTGGATTCACTGGAAGAAGCCGCGCCCATGACTGAACGAAATTTTCTAAGAGGATTGGCCGGCGCGTTTTTATTCTCCGGTGATGATCAGAAAAAACCCATCAAAGCCTTGAGTGGCGGGGAACGCAATCGAGTCGCCTTAGCCCGCATGTTAGTCGAGCCAGCCAACACCCTGCTCTTAGATGAGCCGACCAACCACTTGGATCCCACATCCGTGGATATGTTAACGGACGCACTGCTCCAATTTCCCGGAACCATGGTGTTTATCTCGCACGACCCCACATTCCTCATGCGAGTAGCCACGCGCGTCGTGGAAATCGACGATGGACAAGCCCGCGATTACATCGGCGACTATGAATACTATTGCTGGAAACGGGCCAAAGAATTGGAAGACCAGATTCCGCCGGAAGCCACACCCGACAAGAAAAAATCGAAGAAAAAAGAGAAGCCCCACAAAGAAAAACCCACCACCGAGCACCTCACCAATGGGAAAGCCAAGACAGCCGTCGCCACTCCTGACGCTCCCTCACGACGAGACCTCTCCAAAAGCATCGCCCGCCTGGAAAAGCAGGTCGCCACCGCTGAAAAAGAAATTGGTCAGCTCGAAGAACAAATCAAAGCTCGGGACGTGGAACTCGCCGACCCGGCAACCTATCAAGACTACTCCCGCTGGAATGCCCTCCACCACGAACGCGAACAATGGGGACACGACCTGGACCGCCTCACGCACAAATGGGGCGATCTCAGCGCCCAACTCGAAAAACAACAATCCCAGATTTCCTAA
- the rimP gene encoding ribosome maturation factor RimP, whose translation MAFSAENLEQVIRQVGEPIARALGVDIFEVQCTGRPANLLVRLTLDKKGGVGIEDCEQFHQSLRRTWEVLHPEQAAYRFEVSSPGLDRPLRDLKDYERVVGERLRVTLKTSINKKSVVLGQLITVTDMGIHLMDDKTKNPQEVVVPWEDIAKARLEVSF comes from the coding sequence GTGGCCTTTTCGGCTGAAAATCTTGAGCAAGTGATTCGCCAAGTGGGCGAGCCTATTGCTCGAGCCTTAGGAGTGGATATCTTCGAGGTTCAGTGCACCGGGAGACCCGCCAACCTTTTGGTTCGATTGACTCTTGATAAAAAGGGGGGAGTTGGAATTGAAGATTGTGAACAATTCCATCAATCCCTGCGTCGAACCTGGGAGGTTCTTCATCCAGAGCAAGCCGCGTATCGGTTTGAAGTTTCTTCGCCTGGTCTAGATCGACCGCTCCGAGATCTAAAAGATTATGAACGAGTGGTGGGCGAACGACTTCGAGTCACTCTGAAAACCTCGATCAACAAGAAATCAGTTGTCTTGGGGCAATTGATTACTGTCACAGACATGGGAATTCATTTGATGGATGACAAAACCAAGAATCCTCAGGAAGTCGTTGTGCCCTGGGAAGATATTGCCAAAGCGAGATTAGAGGTCTCGTTCTAA
- a CDS encoding HDOD domain-containing protein translates to MKSAISTSHTSPASFLESLLAQAPETLPILRQSCIQVLNLTQDKRSNASDIGEIIMRDQAMMANVIKIANSPAYHTRTPVKTPTSAVALIGFDVIRAMVVSAQLIEQADTFGADTTNLKHLLARALVAGTQAQELGKAINYRETGSLFTNAMLYSLGDLILALCRPDVAEQLEVLRREDPARIPKAELTLLGRPLHVIAAAMAKHWNLPDTLVQLLEKKPAWPKSHPEADQQIMEGIVRAANELSYCLLNPLIIGQGEVLQGLIEQFLPPFGLSMIQLEHTVSKAFSQASEIASAINIDRQHFLPASEADGQFLHNQHLHRLTQTIHQALDPEGILSKESATLAQQASSSLQSSPASDKPLLDFTIQSMKISEPSSLLTFVTRTLHASYGFERVWLALVIPGKDMLQAKIGYGPHVETIQSAFHCPLSHGNFWDRLLHRFHPIQYSSLVKEGESGGMPTAFLKCWGDQPGFAGTLYAPNRPIGVILVDRCSTGHPLTDTDFAAFALVLSQTNANLARLTQRH, encoded by the coding sequence ATGAAATCCGCCATTTCCACAAGCCACACGTCCCCTGCTTCCTTTCTGGAAAGTCTGCTCGCCCAAGCCCCGGAAACATTGCCTATCCTCAGGCAAAGTTGCATCCAAGTTCTAAATCTTACTCAGGATAAACGCTCAAATGCCAGCGATATTGGAGAAATCATCATGCGTGATCAAGCCATGATGGCCAATGTCATTAAAATTGCGAATAGCCCTGCCTATCATACCCGCACACCAGTCAAAACCCCAACCTCTGCGGTGGCCCTTATCGGTTTTGACGTCATTCGGGCCATGGTGGTCTCTGCCCAATTAATTGAACAGGCCGATACCTTTGGGGCCGATACCACCAATCTGAAACACCTACTGGCTCGCGCTCTGGTCGCGGGGACCCAGGCACAGGAACTGGGAAAAGCCATCAATTACAGGGAGACGGGATCGTTATTTACCAATGCCATGCTCTACTCTCTCGGAGACCTCATCCTCGCCCTCTGTCGCCCCGACGTCGCCGAACAACTAGAAGTCCTACGCCGCGAGGATCCAGCCAGGATACCAAAAGCCGAACTCACTCTCTTGGGAAGACCGCTGCATGTCATCGCTGCCGCCATGGCCAAGCATTGGAATCTGCCGGACACCCTGGTTCAGCTATTGGAGAAAAAGCCCGCCTGGCCTAAATCCCATCCAGAAGCAGATCAACAGATCATGGAAGGTATTGTTCGAGCCGCTAATGAATTAAGTTATTGCCTCCTGAACCCATTAATTATCGGACAGGGAGAGGTCCTTCAAGGCCTGATCGAACAATTTCTTCCCCCTTTCGGCCTCTCCATGATCCAATTGGAACACACTGTCTCCAAAGCCTTTAGCCAGGCCTCAGAAATCGCCTCGGCCATCAATATTGACCGACAGCACTTTCTTCCCGCATCTGAGGCCGATGGGCAATTTCTTCACAATCAACACCTACATCGGCTCACTCAAACGATCCATCAGGCTCTAGACCCCGAAGGGATTCTTTCCAAAGAATCAGCAACATTGGCCCAACAAGCATCCTCTTCTCTCCAGTCCTCTCCGGCTTCCGATAAGCCATTACTGGATTTCACCATTCAGTCCATGAAAATTTCCGAACCCTCCTCGCTGCTTACATTTGTCACCCGAACGCTCCATGCTTCCTATGGATTTGAACGGGTCTGGCTCGCATTGGTCATACCAGGAAAAGATATGCTCCAGGCCAAAATCGGTTATGGTCCGCATGTGGAAACCATCCAATCAGCGTTTCATTGCCCTCTTTCCCATGGAAACTTCTGGGATCGACTGCTCCACAGGTTTCACCCTATTCAATATTCTTCCTTGGTCAAAGAAGGAGAATCCGGAGGGATGCCAACCGCCTTTTTAAAATGCTGGGGCGACCAACCCGGGTTTGCCGGAACCTTATATGCGCCCAACAGGCCTATCGGGGTCATCCTGGTGGATAGGTGTTCTACAGGGCATCCATTGACCGACACGGATTTTGCCGCCTTTGCCTTAGTGTTGTCCCAAACCAACGCTAACCTGGCTCGATTAACTCAACGCCACTAA
- a CDS encoding adenylosuccinate synthase — protein sequence MAALVVVGSQWGDEGKGKIVDLLAKDADVIVRYQGGSNAGHTVITNKGTFIFHLIPSGILYRGKVCALGNGVAIDPAGLIEELDRLTTKGIPVGKRFLISNRAHVIMPYHKAIDKAEEQAKGARRIGTTGRGIGPAYVDKMARVGIRMGDLLNPDVLQQKIRENLVEINAFLERIYNVDGFTVEKVFKDYQAYGERLRPHITDVALVLDRAFERGKRVLFEGAQGTHLDVDFGTYPYVTSSSSCSGGACTGSGVGPTTITGVLGVTKAYTTRVGGGPFPTELTDEMGQQLMQRGNEYGSTTGRARRCGWLDMVLLRYAVRINGLTSLAITKLDVLDGCKELKICTGYRYQGKLHKEMPGDLQVLAGCEPVYERWSGWTTDTTGLKGYRGLPPAAKRYLARIEELTGCRIDMISTGSKREDTIVVKNPMIRSRKG from the coding sequence ATGGCCGCGTTGGTTGTCGTCGGCTCCCAATGGGGAGATGAAGGAAAAGGAAAAATTGTGGATCTTCTGGCCAAAGATGCGGATGTCATTGTCCGCTATCAGGGAGGGTCCAATGCCGGCCATACGGTCATTACCAATAAAGGCACCTTTATTTTTCATTTGATTCCTTCGGGTATTCTCTATCGAGGAAAGGTGTGCGCCTTGGGGAACGGAGTCGCCATTGATCCGGCTGGGTTGATCGAGGAGTTGGATCGTTTGACTACCAAGGGGATTCCGGTTGGAAAACGATTTCTTATTAGTAATCGAGCCCATGTCATCATGCCCTATCATAAGGCTATTGATAAGGCCGAAGAGCAGGCGAAAGGGGCTCGCCGAATCGGGACGACCGGCCGAGGCATTGGGCCGGCGTATGTCGATAAAATGGCGCGAGTTGGCATTCGCATGGGAGATTTGCTGAATCCGGATGTGTTGCAACAAAAGATCCGGGAAAATCTGGTGGAAATTAATGCGTTCTTAGAGCGCATTTACAATGTGGATGGTTTTACCGTTGAGAAGGTTTTTAAAGATTATCAAGCCTATGGTGAGCGACTTCGTCCGCATATTACGGATGTAGCATTGGTCCTGGACCGGGCCTTTGAGCGAGGGAAACGTGTCTTGTTTGAAGGGGCACAAGGGACCCATTTGGATGTCGATTTTGGTACGTACCCTTACGTCACTTCTTCAAGTTCCTGCTCGGGTGGGGCATGCACCGGCAGTGGGGTCGGTCCCACTACCATAACGGGAGTCTTAGGTGTCACGAAGGCCTATACGACTCGAGTGGGTGGAGGTCCGTTTCCGACAGAATTGACTGATGAAATGGGTCAGCAACTCATGCAGCGTGGGAATGAGTATGGGTCGACGACGGGCCGGGCCCGCCGGTGTGGCTGGTTGGATATGGTGTTATTGCGATATGCTGTTCGAATCAACGGCCTCACCTCATTGGCCATCACAAAGTTGGATGTACTGGATGGCTGCAAAGAATTGAAAATTTGTACAGGATACCGATATCAGGGAAAACTTCATAAAGAAATGCCAGGTGACCTACAAGTGCTGGCCGGTTGTGAACCGGTATATGAACGATGGAGTGGGTGGACAACCGACACCACGGGATTGAAAGGATATAGGGGACTTCCGCCTGCTGCTAAAAGGTATTTGGCCAGAATTGAGGAATTAACCGGATGCCGAATTGATATGATTTCGACCGGGTCCAAACGTGAAGATACCATTGTTGTGAAGAATCCAATGATTCGGTCCCGCAAGGGCTAA
- a CDS encoding alpha/beta fold hydrolase, protein MKALIHGVTVGYSDQGDGTPLVFIHAFPLSKTMWQPQVDALKDTYRVITIDLGGHGESDIVPWNDTLDDYAKDIMHLLDHLGIAQAVFVGLSMGGYTLFSIYRHYADRVKAMVLADTRAQADSEEGKVGRGSMAQVAFTDGAPAIADLMLPKLLAPSTIERHSEIVEQVRQMILQTSTGGIVVDLVAMAARPDSTDILSTITCPTLIIVGEDDVATPISESQYMANRITGSILVTIPEAGHLSNFEQPAAFNEALRSFLTSHRL, encoded by the coding sequence GTGAAAGCGCTGATTCATGGAGTTACCGTCGGGTATTCCGATCAAGGGGACGGCACGCCGCTCGTCTTCATCCATGCCTTTCCACTTTCCAAAACCATGTGGCAACCTCAAGTCGATGCGCTGAAGGACACCTATCGAGTGATCACCATTGACCTTGGAGGACATGGAGAATCTGACATTGTGCCATGGAATGATACGTTGGACGATTATGCCAAGGATATCATGCACCTGCTCGATCATTTAGGGATTGCTCAAGCGGTGTTTGTGGGCTTATCGATGGGCGGATATACCCTCTTTTCGATCTACCGACATTATGCTGATCGGGTAAAAGCCATGGTTTTGGCAGATACACGAGCGCAAGCGGATAGTGAAGAAGGAAAAGTTGGACGTGGGTCGATGGCTCAAGTCGCTTTTACCGATGGTGCACCGGCCATTGCCGACCTCATGCTTCCCAAACTTCTGGCCCCTTCCACCATTGAGCGTCATTCTGAAATTGTGGAGCAGGTTCGACAGATGATTCTTCAAACATCAACGGGGGGAATTGTCGTCGATTTGGTGGCTATGGCCGCTAGACCTGATTCAACAGACATTTTATCCACAATCACCTGCCCGACTTTGATCATTGTGGGCGAGGATGATGTCGCTACCCCGATCTCAGAGTCTCAATACATGGCCAACCGGATAACCGGTTCAATCCTGGTCACCATCCCTGAAGCCGGCCATCTATCGAATTTTGAACAACCCGCCGCCTTCAATGAAGCACTTCGGAGCTTTCTTACATCACACCGGTTATGA
- a CDS encoding replication-associated recombination protein A has translation MESFEPQSQEDLFPVQEPSDKRDAPLAERMRPLDFDEFVGQEDVLAEGQPLRVAIEQDRAPSLILWGPPGTGKTTLASLIANKTRATFVPFSAVLSGVPELRGLLKTAQQRRKVSGQRTLLFVDEIHRFNKAQQDAFLPYVERGDIILIGATTQNPSFEVIAPLLSRSMVVVLQSLNEEALRHILNRALSDTKRGLGSSRVTLTPDAQRLLIGYGNGDARSMLTGLEFVVGQFAKPGEPITIDQPHVKQALKQKALRYDRDGEEHYNLISAFIKSMRDSDPDGALYWLARMLEGGEDPKFIARRMMIFASEDIGMADPQGLLIASGVFHAVEVIGLPEAQINLAHGVTYLAAAPKSNASYMGLRAARKDAKEKGNLSVPLHLRNAVSSLMKDLDYGKNYRYAHDDPSGAKAQTHLPKELEGRKYYHPKSPSSPSSNLDEE, from the coding sequence ATGGAATCCTTTGAGCCACAGTCGCAAGAAGATCTTTTCCCCGTTCAGGAACCTTCCGATAAACGCGACGCTCCGTTAGCAGAGAGGATGCGGCCGCTGGACTTTGATGAGTTTGTGGGACAGGAAGACGTCCTGGCCGAAGGTCAGCCCCTGCGTGTGGCCATTGAACAGGATCGTGCGCCCTCACTTATTCTCTGGGGCCCGCCTGGGACGGGGAAGACGACCCTAGCAAGTTTAATCGCCAATAAAACCCGGGCAACATTTGTCCCGTTTTCAGCGGTGCTCAGTGGCGTGCCGGAGTTGCGCGGATTGCTGAAAACGGCCCAACAACGCCGGAAGGTGTCAGGACAGCGTACCCTTCTTTTTGTGGATGAAATCCATCGATTCAATAAAGCGCAACAGGATGCCTTCCTCCCCTATGTTGAACGGGGAGATATCATACTCATTGGAGCCACCACACAGAATCCTTCCTTCGAAGTGATTGCTCCCTTGTTGTCCCGGTCTATGGTGGTGGTGCTTCAATCCTTAAATGAAGAGGCGTTGAGGCATATCTTGAATCGTGCCCTTTCGGATACGAAACGTGGGCTCGGTTCCTCACGCGTCACCCTCACTCCCGACGCGCAGCGTCTGTTGATTGGATATGGGAATGGCGATGCCCGGTCGATGTTAACGGGCCTGGAATTTGTCGTTGGCCAATTTGCGAAGCCAGGCGAACCGATCACCATCGATCAACCGCACGTCAAGCAAGCCTTGAAGCAGAAGGCCTTACGATACGACCGGGATGGAGAAGAGCACTACAATCTAATTTCGGCCTTTATTAAAAGTATGCGGGATTCCGATCCGGATGGGGCGTTGTATTGGCTGGCGAGAATGTTGGAAGGTGGAGAAGATCCCAAGTTCATCGCCAGGCGCATGATGATTTTTGCGTCTGAAGATATCGGGATGGCCGACCCGCAGGGGCTCTTGATTGCCTCAGGTGTTTTCCATGCGGTGGAGGTCATCGGATTACCCGAGGCACAAATCAACTTGGCGCATGGGGTGACCTATTTAGCCGCTGCTCCAAAAAGCAACGCATCGTATATGGGGCTGAGGGCAGCGAGGAAAGATGCCAAGGAAAAGGGCAATCTCTCCGTCCCGCTGCACCTGCGCAATGCAGTGAGTTCACTCATGAAGGATTTGGACTATGGGAAAAATTACCGTTATGCCCATGATGATCCAAGCGGAGCCAAAGCCCAAACTCATCTTCCTAAAGAATTAGAAGGTCGCAAATATTATCACCCCAAGAGCCCTTCCTCTCCCTCGTCTAATCTGGATGAGGAATGA
- a CDS encoding P-loop NTPase gives MPCIISVASGKGGVGKSMVVSNLGLLLAKKGLRVTLVDMDIGGANLHILFGMFHPPSTLTDFLTNTLTNLNEIAHPIPSLSSLKLISGTGETLITANVQHAKKKRLIRHLQKLDADIILVDVGAGTSYHALDFFLLADYYLAVATPDPTSVLDLYRFIKLAAIRKVLTAFLARDPVADALMDKDFHSVTAVLEAVGRTNTSGVGIAQEALKRFQPALIVNRMTPKSRVNTLHLQHLLKQYVGTDLSILGNIPEDMHVQQSILKYLPVVELAPTSPATIALNQIADNVLEMVERTAGSLGRMEEPRKIRA, from the coding sequence ATGCCTTGTATAATTTCAGTGGCCTCCGGTAAGGGCGGAGTTGGGAAAAGCATGGTCGTCAGCAATCTTGGACTCCTTCTCGCCAAAAAGGGACTTCGCGTTACGTTGGTCGACATGGACATTGGGGGAGCTAATCTCCACATCTTGTTCGGGATGTTCCATCCCCCATCCACTCTCACGGATTTTTTGACAAACACTCTCACTAATTTAAATGAGATCGCCCACCCTATTCCCAGCCTCTCTTCCCTGAAGCTCATTTCTGGTACCGGGGAAACCCTGATTACCGCAAACGTGCAACATGCCAAAAAAAAACGCCTTATCCGGCACTTACAGAAGCTGGATGCAGATATCATTCTGGTTGACGTCGGCGCGGGCACCAGTTATCACGCACTGGACTTTTTTCTCCTCGCGGACTATTACCTGGCTGTGGCCACTCCTGACCCGACTTCGGTCTTAGATCTGTATCGATTCATTAAACTTGCCGCCATTCGAAAGGTCCTTACAGCTTTTTTAGCCCGCGACCCAGTGGCGGACGCCCTTATGGACAAAGACTTCCATAGTGTCACAGCAGTCCTGGAAGCCGTTGGAAGGACGAACACATCAGGTGTGGGAATTGCTCAAGAAGCCCTAAAAAGGTTTCAACCGGCCCTCATCGTAAATCGCATGACTCCCAAATCCCGGGTCAATACTCTGCACTTACAACACCTTCTTAAACAATATGTTGGAACCGACCTCTCTATTTTAGGAAATATCCCGGAAGACATGCACGTGCAACAATCCATTTTAAAATATCTTCCAGTGGTAGAACTGGCCCCCACATCCCCAGCGACCATCGCGCTGAACCAAATTGCCGACAATGTACTTGAGATGGTGGAGCGAACAGCTGGATCACTTGGCCGGATGGAAGAGCCTAGAAAGATCCGAGCATAA
- the nusA gene encoding transcription termination factor NusA — protein sequence MKSELMLVIDQIGREKGIDKAKVILALESALLTAAKKRFGHGENIQVDIDMETGEISIVKKKTIAENVLDSKTEISLEDARKIDDEAEMGDEIGSLIDLEEFGRIAAQAAKQVICQKVREAEWESIEREYSKKEGELVHGVILGQERRNYLVDIGKTEALLPIQEQIPREAHRRGDRVRALLLEVRRTPKDVQVILSRAHPQFVVKLFGLEVPEITEKIVEIKGVVREPGDRTKISVASRDKAVDPVGACVGVKGSRVQAIVRELHGEKIDIIPWTNDPRVFIGEALNPASIEKVGIDEQKKSALVVVADSQLSLAIGKNGQNVRLAAKLTGWKIDIISSSEYEKQKLERDQEIKAALAEEAAQITEEPAADNAKEIERSSQEESVENPAVAPTESGQSSGS from the coding sequence ATGAAAAGTGAACTCATGTTGGTCATAGATCAAATCGGTCGGGAGAAAGGAATTGATAAGGCCAAAGTCATTTTGGCCTTGGAGTCAGCGCTTCTCACGGCTGCGAAGAAACGATTTGGGCATGGTGAAAATATTCAAGTCGACATTGATATGGAAACCGGCGAAATTTCTATCGTGAAGAAAAAGACGATTGCCGAGAACGTGCTGGATTCTAAAACAGAGATTTCATTGGAAGATGCCAGAAAAATTGATGATGAAGCTGAGATGGGAGACGAAATTGGCTCACTCATTGATTTGGAAGAATTTGGGCGAATAGCTGCACAGGCCGCGAAGCAGGTCATTTGTCAAAAAGTTCGAGAGGCTGAATGGGAATCGATTGAACGGGAATATTCCAAAAAAGAAGGGGAGCTCGTTCATGGGGTAATTTTGGGCCAGGAGCGTCGAAATTACCTGGTCGACATTGGAAAAACAGAGGCCCTTCTCCCCATTCAGGAGCAAATCCCACGGGAAGCTCATAGACGGGGCGATCGAGTGCGAGCTTTGCTGCTAGAAGTTCGACGAACTCCAAAGGACGTGCAAGTGATCCTTTCCCGAGCGCATCCTCAATTCGTGGTGAAATTATTTGGTCTGGAAGTGCCTGAAATTACAGAGAAAATTGTTGAAATTAAAGGGGTGGTACGTGAGCCGGGTGACCGGACGAAGATTTCAGTCGCTTCGCGGGATAAGGCGGTTGATCCGGTTGGCGCATGCGTTGGCGTCAAAGGTTCACGGGTTCAGGCTATTGTTCGTGAACTGCATGGCGAGAAAATAGATATCATTCCATGGACAAATGATCCTCGGGTTTTTATCGGGGAAGCCCTGAACCCTGCCTCCATTGAAAAAGTAGGGATTGATGAACAAAAAAAATCAGCCTTGGTGGTGGTGGCCGATTCTCAGCTCTCTTTGGCCATTGGGAAAAATGGGCAAAACGTACGATTGGCAGCAAAATTGACAGGTTGGAAAATTGATATCATTAGCTCCTCAGAATACGAAAAGCAAAAGCTAGAACGAGACCAGGAAATTAAAGCAGCTTTGGCTGAAGAGGCAGCTCAAATTACGGAAGAGCCGGCGGCGGACAACGCCAAGGAAATTGAAAGATCCTCACAAGAGGAAAGCGTGGAGAATCCAGCGGTGGCACCAACAGAATCAGGGCAGAGCTCGGGATCGTAA